In Methanobacterium veterum, a single genomic region encodes these proteins:
- a CDS encoding metallophosphoesterase, with amino-acid sequence MSDSHDNLPAIREAVKFFNEAKVELVIHAGDMISPFVAKEIKNLNAEFKAVFGNNDGERDGLRHFFKGICYHDDFQELELYEKKIAVIHGTTEDIVTALVKSGNYDIVIRGHTHKLEVKQGKCMMINPGETCGYLSGKKTVILLDPEDLSYESIVL; translated from the coding sequence ATGTCAGACTCACATGATAATTTACCTGCAATAAGGGAAGCCGTCAAATTTTTCAATGAAGCAAAAGTAGAATTAGTAATACACGCTGGAGATATGATTTCACCATTCGTTGCTAAAGAAATTAAAAATCTCAATGCAGAATTTAAAGCCGTTTTTGGGAATAACGACGGTGAACGAGATGGTTTGCGGCATTTTTTTAAAGGTATTTGTTACCACGATGATTTTCAAGAACTTGAATTGTATGAAAAAAAAATTGCAGTTATTCACGGCACAACTGAGGATATTGTGACAGCTCTCGTTAAAAGCGGGAATTATGATATCGTTATACGGGGACATACTCATAAATTAGAAGTTAAACAGGGAAAATGCATGATGATTAACCCTGGAGAAACATGTGGATACCTATCTGGTAAAAAAACAGTTATACTGCTTGATCCTGAAGATTTAAGCTATGAATCTATTGTTTTATAA
- a CDS encoding TRAM domain-containing protein, with protein MFRNNYGRDNFSDKGPSAPINVGDEYDVKIEDVGRDGDGIARIEGFVVFVSGAKLGDEVKIKINSTRRNFGFADIVEDVE; from the coding sequence TTGTTTAGAAATAATTACGGAAGAGATAATTTCTCAGATAAAGGACCTTCAGCTCCTATTAATGTAGGAGATGAATACGATGTTAAAATTGAAGATGTTGGAAGAGATGGCGACGGAATCGCAAGAATAGAAGGATTTGTTGTCTTTGTATCAGGAGCAAAACTGGGCGATGAAGTTAAAATCAAAATTAACTCAACAAGAAGAAACTTTGGTTTTGCTGATATAGTTGAAGATGTTGAATAA
- a CDS encoding slipin family protein: MADLVTLFIVGIIILIILGLSIRVVNQYERGVHFRFGRVIGVKDPGLRLIIPVVDRLDKVSLRIVTMPIPSQRIITQDNVSIDVAAVAYFKVVNAYDAVVAIENYNRAVNQIAQTTMRNVIGQFLLDDVLSSTSKINERIKEIIDKHSEPWGVQVTAVEIKDINLPETMRRSMARQAEAEREKRAKIISAEGEFLSAQKLGDAADIITAHPIALQLRNLQVLLEIASEKNSTIVFPASFMSTVRDLKDFMESEVKLK; encoded by the coding sequence ATGGCAGATCTAGTAACGCTTTTTATTGTGGGAATTATAATTTTGATTATTTTAGGTCTTTCAATACGTGTAGTAAATCAATATGAAAGAGGGGTGCATTTTAGGTTTGGTAGAGTGATAGGGGTTAAAGATCCTGGTTTGCGCCTGATTATTCCTGTAGTTGATAGGCTGGATAAAGTATCCCTTAGGATTGTCACTATGCCTATTCCATCCCAGAGAATAATAACTCAGGACAATGTATCAATTGATGTGGCTGCAGTTGCGTATTTTAAGGTTGTAAATGCATATGATGCTGTTGTTGCAATTGAAAATTACAACAGAGCAGTTAACCAGATTGCTCAGACCACTATGAGAAATGTAATTGGACAATTCCTGTTGGACGATGTTTTATCTTCAACCTCAAAGATAAACGAAAGAATTAAGGAGATAATAGATAAACACAGTGAACCATGGGGCGTACAGGTCACTGCTGTAGAAATTAAAGATATCAATTTGCCTGAAACAATGAGGAGATCCATGGCAAGACAGGCTGAAGCAGAGAGGGAGAAAAGAGCTAAAATCATTTCTGCTGAAGGTGAATTCCTTTCAGCTCAAAAACTAGGTGATGCTGCAGATATAATAACTGCACACCCGATAGCACTTCAATTACGTAACTTACAAGTGTTACTTGAAATAGCAAGTGAAAAGAATTCTACCATAGTATTCCCTGCAAGCTTCATGTCAACAGTTAGGGACTTAAAGGACTTCATGGAATCAGAAGTGAAACTTAAATAA
- a CDS encoding zinc ribbon domain-containing protein yields the protein MEYVETSESYTSQECSQCGIIGKTNLKYRDCMFVKIAEMF from the coding sequence ATTGAATATGTTGAAACAAGCGAATCATACACTTCACAGGAATGCAGTCAATGTGGAATCATAGGTAAAACTAATCTTAAATATAGGGATTGTATGTTTGTAAAAATTGCGGAAATGTTTTGA
- a CDS encoding potassium channel family protein, which produces MYIVIMGAGRVGLNLASNLVSRGHDVTLIESDDSLCGNAAAELDALVICGNGTDTKTLEEANVSEADVFVAATGNDEANLLSCILVKQYNIPKIIARLSNPDHEEAFKKVGIDDVISPELTAAGYLEKLITRPKVADLIVIGKGDAEILDLTVKNNKVIGKKINEINPTDDYIIVALYKNGEITIPKADMVLNEGDKVSILVKNRAVKDVVKTFTK; this is translated from the coding sequence ATGTATATAGTGATAATGGGTGCAGGAAGAGTTGGATTAAATCTTGCATCTAACTTAGTTAGTCGAGGGCATGACGTGACCCTTATTGAAAGTGATGACAGCTTATGCGGCAATGCAGCGGCTGAATTGGATGCATTAGTTATTTGCGGTAATGGTACTGATACAAAAACACTTGAAGAGGCAAATGTAAGTGAGGCAGATGTTTTTGTTGCAGCTACTGGAAATGACGAGGCAAATCTTCTTTCTTGTATACTTGTAAAACAATATAATATTCCTAAGATTATCGCAAGGTTAAGCAATCCTGATCATGAAGAAGCATTTAAAAAAGTAGGAATAGACGATGTTATAAGTCCAGAACTTACAGCAGCAGGTTACCTCGAAAAATTAATAACAAGGCCAAAGGTGGCAGATTTAATAGTTATTGGAAAGGGAGATGCTGAAATACTGGACCTTACGGTGAAAAATAATAAAGTCATAGGAAAGAAGATCAATGAAATTAACCCCACAGACGACTATATAATTGTGGCCCTGTATAAAAATGGTGAAATAACCATTCCTAAGGCAGATATGGTTTTAAATGAAGGGGACAAAGTATCAATTCTCGTTAAAAACCGTGCTGTAAAGGATGTTGTGAAGACATTTACAAAATAA
- a CDS encoding UbiA family prenyltransferase yields the protein MIKMPLHGEKNYLNIILKDQKKLINKLFLKTKRFISFLILNSLFISLVCFSLTYFSFLMFDLEPNLKLLFAMFFTMFGVYNLNKLTDKEEDSVNLPERANYILGNEKAIIIITILSYFTALLLGIFVNILDLIVILFPLFAGIIYSVKLLPKIPRLKDITGMKNIIAALSWTVGIVFLPVISSYKGFIITILISSFIFINLLVNAIIFDIRDIKGDRKNNIKTIPVVIGRQKTEKMLLIIHSILIPWLVLSIYWGFFTRYLPVLIFCIIYGYWYIYYFCNAEKIPKFATDILVDGEWIFVALLCFIITII from the coding sequence ATGATAAAAATGCCATTGCATGGGGAGAAAAATTATTTGAATATTATCTTAAAAGATCAAAAAAAGTTAATTAATAAATTATTTTTAAAAACTAAACGCTTCATATCATTCTTAATACTAAATTCACTATTTATATCATTAGTTTGCTTTTCATTAACATATTTTTCATTTCTGATGTTCGATTTGGAACCAAATCTCAAATTACTCTTTGCAATGTTTTTTACTATGTTTGGTGTGTATAATCTAAATAAATTAACCGATAAAGAAGAAGATTCAGTTAATCTACCAGAAAGAGCGAATTATATTTTAGGTAATGAAAAAGCTATTATAATTATAACAATATTATCCTATTTTACTGCTCTTTTATTGGGAATTTTTGTTAACATTTTAGATTTAATTGTGATCCTATTTCCCTTATTTGCCGGGATCATATATAGCGTGAAATTATTACCTAAAATTCCGCGCTTAAAGGATATAACTGGAATGAAAAATATTATAGCAGCTCTAAGTTGGACAGTTGGAATAGTTTTTCTTCCAGTGATTAGTTCTTATAAAGGTTTCATAATCACAATTTTAATATCATCATTCATTTTCATTAACCTCCTTGTAAATGCCATCATATTTGACATAAGAGACATAAAAGGAGACCGAAAGAACAATATAAAAACCATCCCTGTTGTTATCGGACGGCAGAAAACCGAAAAAATGTTGTTAATAATCCATTCTATACTCATTCCATGGCTTGTATTATCCATTTACTGGGGCTTTTTTACACGTTATCTTCCAGTGCTGATTTTCTGCATCATTTATGGATACTGGTATATTTATTATTTCTGTAATGCTGAAAAAATCCCTAAATTTGCTACAGACATATTGGTTGATGGAGAGTGGATATTTGTGGCATTATTATGCTTTATTATAACCATCATCTAA
- a CDS encoding helix-turn-helix transcriptional regulator produces MNSKGIYEQYDKAADLLKFLTSSNVRTSILLSLNESSKNLTGLKQDLNLESSTIIHSTSKLEKRDLIFKNGENYSLSQIGKIFTIKLVNLIKTMDSIKNHEKLWLNHEIDGIPKDLITNLGDLRKSSLIEADSMDIHKPHTNFIQLLEYVKKMKGVSPVYHPDFPEIIKILVSNGTYVQLIVTNPILRILNRGVLTEVYSKKNFELYVTNEHVKEAFTVADDFFSLGLFIVNGIYDYSIDLVSDDKNAIAWGEKLFEYYLKRSKKVN; encoded by the coding sequence ATGAACTCAAAAGGTATTTATGAACAGTATGACAAGGCAGCAGACCTTTTGAAGTTTTTAACCAGTTCTAATGTTCGCACTAGCATATTGTTGAGCTTAAATGAAAGCTCAAAAAATTTGACTGGATTAAAACAGGACCTTAACCTAGAATCATCTACTATCATTCATAGTACAAGCAAGCTTGAAAAACGCGACTTAATCTTTAAAAACGGGGAAAATTATAGTTTATCACAAATAGGAAAAATATTTACCATTAAATTAGTAAATTTAATTAAAACAATGGATAGCATAAAAAATCACGAGAAATTATGGTTGAATCATGAAATAGATGGAATACCTAAAGATTTAATAACAAATCTTGGAGATTTAAGGAAATCGAGTCTCATAGAAGCAGATTCTATGGATATTCATAAGCCACATACAAACTTTATTCAACTATTAGAATATGTTAAAAAAATGAAGGGCGTTTCTCCAGTTTATCATCCCGATTTTCCAGAAATTATAAAAATATTAGTCTCAAATGGAACATATGTACAGCTTATAGTAACTAATCCCATTTTAAGAATATTAAATCGAGGGGTTCTAACAGAAGTATATTCAAAAAAGAATTTTGAATTATATGTAACAAATGAGCATGTAAAAGAAGCATTTACTGTTGCAGATGATTTTTTTTCATTAGGATTATTCATAGTTAATGGAATATACGATTACAGTATCGATCTAGTAAGTGATGATAAAAATGCCATTGCATGGGGAGAAAAATTATTTGAATATTATCTTAAAAGATCAAAAAAAGTTAATTAA
- a CDS encoding MBL fold metallo-hydrolase, producing the protein MIEGLGSDSNIYVFDDVIVDTGTGENIEYLRESLKKANLNISDISLIVNTHCHYDHVGGNRYFNSKLAIHEKDAPALENGDPIATVAQMFGRSLEPQEIDFKLTEGDKIGDFEVIHTPGHTIGGICLYNGKTLISGDTVFAGGGFGRYDIGGDITMLRESLEKLSKLDVEYLLPGHGPAVDNGSEHINLSNRMIKGF; encoded by the coding sequence ATGATTGAAGGACTTGGTTCTGATTCTAATATTTACGTCTTTGATGATGTTATAGTTGATACTGGAACCGGTGAAAACATTGAATATTTGCGTGAATCACTGAAAAAAGCAAATTTAAATATTTCAGACATATCACTGATTGTAAATACCCACTGCCACTACGATCACGTAGGTGGAAACAGGTACTTTAATTCTAAACTTGCAATACATGAAAAAGATGCCCCCGCGCTTGAAAATGGAGATCCTATTGCAACTGTTGCCCAGATGTTTGGAAGAAGTTTAGAGCCTCAAGAAATCGATTTTAAATTAACAGAAGGAGATAAGATAGGTGATTTTGAGGTAATTCACACACCAGGACATACAATAGGCGGTATCTGCCTTTACAATGGCAAAACACTGATATCTGGAGATACAGTTTTTGCTGGTGGAGGATTTGGAAGGTACGATATTGGCGGAGATATAACTATGCTGAGGGAATCTTTAGAAAAACTTTCTAAACTCGATGTTGAATATTTGCTTCCAGGGCACGGCCCCGCAGTTGATAACGGTTCAGAACATATAAATTTATCCAATAGGATGATTAAAGGATTTTGA
- a CDS encoding Hsp20/alpha crystallin family protein, whose amino-acid sequence MSLSKDMAEFSEHMAKKSHKGMKKTASEFFNVVNSISADKKHMHSENTILTKRSLVKQILKTTTRTADNIKYNLGKSVTDYKSAPGKDITETDENIIVQLDMPGVKKEDIKLKITDSNLKVEACFDITQEIENGSITINNNTTGIFKREVQFPQKVIPNEAKATFQDDVLTIEAPKVDRTESFKVEIK is encoded by the coding sequence ATGTCACTTTCAAAAGATATGGCCGAATTTTCAGAACATATGGCTAAAAAATCACATAAAGGTATGAAAAAAACAGCTTCAGAATTCTTTAATGTTGTTAATTCAATTTCAGCAGATAAAAAGCACATGCACAGCGAAAATACTATTTTAACTAAAAGAAGTTTAGTTAAACAAATATTAAAAACCACAACAAGAACAGCTGATAATATTAAATACAATCTCGGAAAATCAGTTACAGACTACAAATCTGCGCCGGGAAAAGACATTACAGAAACAGATGAAAATATAATCGTGCAGTTAGACATGCCTGGCGTTAAAAAAGAAGATATTAAACTTAAAATTACAGATTCAAATCTTAAAGTTGAAGCATGCTTTGATATAACACAGGAAATCGAAAATGGAAGCATTACTATAAACAACAACACAACAGGTATTTTCAAAAGAGAAGTGCAATTCCCTCAAAAAGTGATACCTAATGAAGCTAAAGCTACCTTCCAAGACGATGTTTTAACCATTGAAGCCCCAAAAGTAGACAGGACAGAAAGCTTCAAAGTAGAGATCAAATGA
- a CDS encoding Hsp20/alpha crystallin family protein, translated as MNKRYRNKQKTILDRKGLVERMLEDTARTIDSIKYDIEKSVVDYTFVPGKDIIETDEDIIVHVDLPGIKKEDIELKLTETNLKIVANFDITQEVEQGSYITFHDRKSGVMRRSVRFPKKVVPEEAEATFENGILTVEVPKLEKTESFTLEIK; from the coding sequence ATGAATAAAAGATATAGAAATAAACAAAAAACTATTTTAGATAGGAAAGGTTTAGTTGAAAGGATGCTGGAAGATACAGCACGAACAATCGACAGCATTAAGTACGATATCGAAAAGTCAGTGGTTGACTACACATTTGTACCTGGAAAGGACATTATCGAAACAGATGAAGACATAATAGTACATGTGGACTTACCTGGCATCAAAAAAGAAGATATTGAACTAAAACTTACCGAAACCAACCTTAAAATTGTAGCTAATTTTGATATAACACAGGAAGTCGAACAAGGAAGTTACATAACATTTCATGATAGAAAGTCAGGTGTTATGAGGCGATCTGTTAGATTCCCTAAGAAAGTAGTTCCAGAAGAAGCTGAAGCTACCTTTGAAAATGGCATTTTAACAGTTGAAGTTCCAAAATTGGAGAAAACAGAAAGTTTTACTTTGGAAATCAAATGA
- a CDS encoding nitroreductase family protein: protein MLTTKESIERRRSIRKFKDKSVPEEHIMELIEAARLAPSGCNAQPWRFKIVKDNETKMKLVEASHNQTFIGQAPVVLVCCADVSDYIDGSASGIQDLGKIGAVEDNIVNIICRNVDEMKKMSISEISQRIAANVAIAIEHIALRALDFDLGTCWIRALEEDKIRNIFGWDENIYPVALLPVGYPDEDPAPRKRLKIEDIIIY, encoded by the coding sequence ATGCTAACAACTAAAGAATCTATCGAAAGACGAAGGAGCATTCGAAAATTCAAAGATAAATCTGTTCCAGAAGAGCATATAATGGAGTTAATAGAAGCCGCAAGACTTGCGCCTTCCGGCTGCAATGCACAGCCATGGCGTTTTAAAATTGTTAAAGATAATGAAACAAAGATGAAGCTTGTCGAAGCCTCCCATAACCAAACTTTTATTGGTCAAGCCCCAGTCGTACTGGTTTGCTGTGCTGATGTTTCAGATTATATTGATGGATCAGCCTCGGGAATTCAGGATTTAGGTAAAATAGGTGCTGTTGAAGACAATATTGTGAATATAATTTGCAGAAATGTAGATGAAATGAAAAAAATGAGCATATCTGAAATCAGCCAAAGAATAGCTGCTAATGTGGCAATAGCTATTGAACACATTGCCCTACGTGCACTTGATTTTGATCTTGGAACTTGCTGGATTAGAGCACTAGAAGAAGATAAAATTAGAAATATCTTTGGATGGGATGAAAATATTTATCCTGTAGCGTTGCTGCCTGTAGGTTATCCTGATGAAGATCCTGCACCACGTAAAAGACTTAAAATTGAAGATATAATTATATATTAA
- a CDS encoding chorismate mutase yields the protein MKECKNMEEIRENIDIIDMEIVKLLSRRSYFVKEAAKFKKNAGEVEAPKRVEEVIQKVRSLAMKYGVQQDIVENIYRTMIQNFIDYEMDHHSKQTLK from the coding sequence ATGAAAGAATGCAAAAATATGGAAGAGATCAGAGAAAACATCGACATAATTGACATGGAAATTGTAAAACTACTTTCAAGGCGAAGTTATTTTGTAAAAGAAGCTGCTAAATTTAAAAAGAATGCTGGGGAGGTGGAAGCTCCAAAACGTGTCGAAGAAGTTATTCAAAAAGTAAGATCACTAGCTATGAAGTATGGGGTACAGCAGGATATAGTTGAGAACATATACAGAACAATGATCCAGAATTTTATAGATTATGAAATGGATCATCATTCAAAACAAACTTTAAAATAA
- a CDS encoding pyrroline-5-carboxylate reductase dimerization domain-containing protein, producing the protein MSKIGFIGYGSMGSMIIEGFLSSNVIKPYEIIVSNRTKSKLEDIKKEYPEIEITDNNAYLAEKCREIFIFVGTSAVKEVIEEMKDELSGDSHITYIAAALTMENVKGAFPGKISKIIPSLTSKVNEGVSLICHNEKVTEKEADFVNNLFSSISDVKIIEEENFEAGSDLTSCAPAFIAEIFMKFAEAGAKNSNFTPQETEDMVIKTLYGTAKLLYEGNMGFEEVISRVATKGGITEEGVKILEKELPGTFDKLLKTTSAKHKKIKEELNEQCH; encoded by the coding sequence ATGTCTAAAATTGGATTTATAGGTTATGGGAGCATGGGGAGCATGATCATAGAAGGTTTTCTATCTTCCAATGTTATAAAACCTTATGAAATCATTGTTTCAAATAGAACAAAGAGCAAACTGGAGGATATTAAAAAAGAATATCCTGAAATTGAAATTACAGATAACAATGCATATTTAGCAGAGAAATGCCGTGAAATATTCATTTTTGTAGGTACATCTGCAGTAAAAGAAGTAATTGAAGAAATGAAAGATGAACTTTCAGGAGATTCACATATTACATACATTGCAGCAGCTTTAACCATGGAGAATGTGAAAGGTGCATTTCCAGGGAAAATTAGCAAAATCATACCCAGTTTAACCTCCAAAGTTAACGAAGGTGTTTCTCTTATCTGTCACAACGAGAAAGTAACTGAAAAAGAAGCAGATTTTGTAAATAATCTCTTCAGCTCAATTAGTGATGTAAAAATCATTGAAGAAGAAAATTTTGAAGCAGGATCTGATTTAACAAGCTGCGCTCCCGCATTCATTGCCGAGATCTTCATGAAATTTGCTGAAGCTGGCGCTAAAAATAGTAACTTTACTCCTCAAGAAACAGAAGATATGGTTATAAAGACTCTTTATGGGACTGCAAAACTTCTTTATGAAGGAAACATGGGCTTTGAAGAGGTAATTTCACGAGTAGCCACAAAAGGTGGTATTACAGAAGAAGGAGTTAAGATACTGGAAAAAGAACTGCCAGGTACCTTCGATAAGCTTTTAAAAACTACTTCAGCTAAGCATAAGAAGATTAAAGAAGAATTAAATGAGCAATGCCACTAA
- a CDS encoding class I SAM-dependent methyltransferase, with protein sequence MNEFEESKWINKQAALEFIESADMYILERQKLFAVMKSLYKHFLEDNNKTIKILELGCGDGRVTHELLQIDANLEGTLIDGSAEMVESAKNRLKSYPGLKFIQNTFQELVNSNLLSETFDFVVSSLAIHHLQEDEKKTLFEYVYNHLSPSGFFLNMDVIRAPTESLENWYLKLWKEWIIENEAKMEHSESFQNIPDQYKNNPDNNPDTLENQLKLLKSAGFSNVDCYYKYGIFSVYGGQK encoded by the coding sequence ATGAACGAGTTTGAAGAATCTAAATGGATAAATAAGCAAGCAGCATTAGAATTTATTGAAAGCGCAGATATGTATATTCTGGAAAGACAAAAATTATTTGCAGTAATGAAATCACTGTATAAACACTTTTTAGAGGATAACAATAAAACCATAAAAATCCTAGAACTTGGATGTGGTGATGGTAGAGTAACTCATGAGCTTCTACAAATTGATGCAAACCTTGAAGGAACTTTAATTGATGGCTCTGCAGAAATGGTTGAAAGCGCAAAAAATAGACTTAAATCATATCCAGGTTTAAAATTTATTCAAAATACATTTCAGGAACTAGTTAATAGTAATTTATTATCTGAAACTTTTGATTTTGTTGTTTCATCTTTAGCTATACATCACCTGCAGGAAGATGAAAAGAAAACTCTATTTGAATATGTTTATAATCATCTGAGTCCAAGCGGATTCTTTTTAAATATGGATGTTATACGTGCTCCAACAGAAAGTCTAGAGAACTGGTATCTCAAGCTCTGGAAAGAATGGATAATAGAAAATGAGGCAAAAATGGAACATTCAGAAAGTTTTCAGAACATACCTGATCAGTATAAAAACAATCCAGATAATAATCCAGATACACTGGAAAACCAGTTAAAACTGCTGAAATCCGCCGGTTTCAGTAACGTCGACTGTTATTACAAATATGGGATTTTTTCTGTTTACGGCGGCCAGAAATAA
- a CDS encoding GNAT family N-acetyltransferase, which produces MIIKKAEFSDLEEILQLQKLAYKSEAELYNDFNIPPLVQTLKEVEEEFENHVFLKAVENVKIIGSVRALLIDPKTCYIGKLIAHPDFQNQGIGTNLMREIENIFKGCERFELITGHKSTKNLKLYEKLGYKEFKTHKLTENLNLVYLEKINL; this is translated from the coding sequence ATGATAATTAAAAAAGCTGAATTTTCAGATCTGGAAGAAATACTTCAATTACAGAAACTGGCATATAAAAGCGAAGCTGAGCTTTATAATGATTTTAATATTCCCCCTCTAGTTCAAACATTAAAAGAGGTAGAAGAAGAATTTGAAAACCACGTATTCCTTAAGGCAGTGGAAAATGTGAAGATAATTGGCTCAGTAAGAGCATTACTAATCGATCCTAAAACATGCTACATTGGAAAACTCATAGCCCATCCGGATTTCCAGAATCAAGGAATTGGAACAAATTTAATGAGGGAAATAGAGAATATTTTTAAGGGCTGTGAAAGATTTGAGCTTATTACAGGACATAAAAGTACGAAGAATCTAAAACTATACGAAAAGCTTGGTTACAAAGAATTTAAAACCCATAAATTAACTGAAAACCTAAATTTAGTATATTTAGAGAAAATAAATTTATAA
- a CDS encoding response regulator, whose product MSDTTILIVEDEAMTAMNLQNWFEFWGYNAPLIACSEKTALKKVQEIKVDLVLINIELGNMNGRINFAKKVADNFDTAIVYITPNFNNEIMQHMRATKPYGCIFKPLEENQLKYTVENALYKRKIYKRFIASK is encoded by the coding sequence ATGTCGGATACAACAATTTTGATTGTTGAAGATGAAGCCATGACTGCAATGAATCTCCAAAATTGGTTTGAGTTTTGGGGATATAATGCCCCTCTCATAGCATGCTCCGAAAAAACAGCTCTTAAAAAAGTTCAGGAGATAAAAGTAGACTTAGTACTCATAAACATAGAACTTGGAAATATGAATGGCCGAATAAATTTTGCTAAAAAAGTAGCTGATAATTTTGATACAGCCATTGTATATATAACCCCTAATTTCAATAATGAGATTATGCAGCATATGAGGGCTACAAAACCCTATGGATGTATTTTTAAACCTCTTGAAGAAAATCAATTAAAATATACAGTTGAAAACGCTCTTTACAAAAGGAAAATATATAAAAGGTTTATTGCAAGTAAATAA
- the cofG gene encoding 7,8-didemethyl-8-hydroxy-5-deazariboflavin synthase subunit CofG translates to MSEYSKEEIISLLNAKGKDILSIISTAESKRDTDTITYSKNVFLPLTDICRNECGYCTFKKTPDDKEARILMDYPEIFDILKEADKYNCREALFTFGERPEETSQVKSALEDKGYSNMVEYLYFICDETLKNTGLLPHSNPGVLKKKEMEVLKEVNASMGLMLENTSNRLMKTIVHEKSPGKDPKLRIKTIENAGKLNIPFTTGLLIGIGETIEERAESLLEIKRINDKYGHIQEIIIQNFKPKPGIPMESWKEPSVIEMIKMVAVTRLLFPNTGVQVPPNLNNHNAQVFLLAGADDWGGVSPLTKDFVNPEAPWPELEDLRKMTEEMGLSLDERLPVYPDFISSEFLSDRIMEKISSFNL, encoded by the coding sequence ATGTCCGAGTACTCAAAAGAAGAAATAATATCCCTTTTAAATGCGAAAGGTAAAGATATTCTATCTATAATTTCTACCGCAGAGTCCAAAAGGGATACTGACACAATTACATATTCTAAAAATGTCTTTTTACCACTTACAGATATCTGCAGAAATGAATGTGGATACTGTACATTTAAAAAAACTCCTGATGATAAAGAAGCAAGAATTTTAATGGATTATCCTGAAATTTTTGATATTTTAAAGGAAGCAGATAAATATAACTGCAGGGAAGCTCTTTTTACCTTTGGAGAACGTCCAGAAGAAACTTCCCAAGTAAAATCAGCTCTTGAAGATAAAGGATACTCCAATATGGTCGAATACCTTTACTTTATCTGTGATGAAACCCTAAAAAACACGGGACTTTTACCCCACAGTAATCCTGGAGTGCTAAAAAAGAAAGAAATGGAAGTATTAAAGGAAGTAAATGCATCTATGGGTTTAATGCTTGAAAATACAAGTAACAGACTTATGAAAACTATTGTGCATGAGAAAAGTCCTGGAAAAGATCCAAAGTTAAGGATTAAAACAATTGAAAATGCGGGAAAATTAAATATTCCATTTACAACAGGACTGCTTATTGGAATAGGAGAAACAATAGAAGAAAGAGCTGAATCACTCCTTGAAATAAAACGTATTAATGATAAATACGGCCATATCCAGGAAATTATCATTCAAAATTTCAAGCCAAAACCAGGGATCCCCATGGAATCATGGAAAGAACCATCTGTAATTGAAATGATAAAAATGGTTGCTGTAACCCGACTTTTATTCCCAAATACTGGAGTTCAAGTCCCTCCAAACTTAAATAACCACAACGCACAGGTATTTCTCCTTGCAGGTGCTGATGACTGGGGAGGAGTTTCACCACTTACAAAGGACTTCGTAAATCCAGAAGCTCCATGGCCGGAATTAGAAGATCTTAGAAAAATGACAGAAGAAATGGGACTATCTTTAGATGAAAGGCTTCCAGTCTATCCTGATTTTATATCCTCTGAATTTTTAAGTGATAGAATTATGGAAAAGATAAGTTCTTTTAATCTATAG